The bacterium genome has a window encoding:
- the rpsO gene encoding 30S ribosomal protein S15, protein MSITKTKKAEIISDFGRRPDDVGSPEVQIAILTERITQLSMHFKEHPKDNNSKRGFHILIGRRKKLLAYLRNEDYATYKTLIAKLGIRR, encoded by the coding sequence TTGTCTATCACGAAAACAAAAAAAGCGGAAATTATAAGTGACTTCGGGCGCAGACCCGACGATGTCGGCTCACCAGAGGTCCAAATCGCGATTCTCACGGAGAGGATCACCCAGCTTTCGATGCATTTTAAAGAGCATCCGAAAGACAATAATTCTAAGAGAGGATTCCATATTCTAATCGGCAGAAGAAAAAAACTTCTTGCTTATTTGCGTAACGAAGATTACGCCACTTACAAGACTCTTATTGCAAAGCTTGGAATTCGTCGCTAA
- the ribF gene encoding riboflavin biosynthesis protein RibF codes for MKTEYLLNPSFLLKETAVAVGSFDGLHLGHRDVISSLLGVSSKKGLKSVVLTFSRHPRAFLARNGFPVLTTESEKISLLSRLGVDSTVFVEFSESFASQSAEEFILNYLIDSLGMKALVLGKDHAFGRDRCGQEVLRSLGKEMGFEVIVVESVLWDNLAIKSTRIRDCLIAGEMSSVAQMLGRPYSISGVVSRGMGRGGKLGFPTVNIKHPEDKLLPPNGVYISTDGDGMPGLLYVGSAPTFGEREIVAEFHGVNSPRAEYGQEFAVSVIERLRGEKTFQSSEDLVRQMDEDKRVLVKWLKDEGIVLINNSKEA; via the coding sequence TTGAAAACTGAATACCTGTTAAATCCGTCGTTTCTGCTTAAAGAAACGGCTGTTGCGGTTGGAAGCTTCGATGGTTTACATCTTGGGCATCGCGATGTTATTTCTTCCCTTTTGGGTGTGTCTTCAAAAAAAGGCCTTAAAAGTGTTGTTTTAACCTTTTCAAGGCATCCACGCGCGTTTTTAGCCCGAAATGGTTTTCCTGTTTTAACAACGGAGTCCGAAAAGATATCGCTTCTTTCGAGACTTGGAGTCGATAGTACGGTTTTTGTTGAGTTTTCTGAATCTTTCGCTTCTCAATCGGCGGAAGAATTTATTTTGAATTATTTGATCGATTCTCTAGGTATGAAGGCTTTGGTTTTGGGTAAGGATCATGCTTTTGGGCGTGATAGATGTGGACAAGAGGTATTGAGATCGTTGGGCAAAGAGATGGGATTCGAGGTGATTGTTGTCGAATCCGTTCTTTGGGATAATTTGGCGATTAAAAGCACTCGAATCAGGGATTGCCTTATTGCGGGTGAAATGAGCTCGGTTGCACAGATGCTCGGAAGGCCGTATTCTATTTCGGGAGTAGTGTCTAGAGGTATGGGAAGAGGGGGAAAGCTTGGATTTCCGACAGTGAATATTAAACACCCTGAGGATAAGCTTTTGCCTCCGAACGGTGTTTATATTTCCACTGACGGCGATGGTATGCCGGGATTGCTTTATGTGGGTTCAGCACCTACCTTCGGAGAGAGGGAAATTGTTGCTGAATTTCACGGAGTTAATTCTCCAAGAGCGGAATATGGTCAGGAATTTGCTGTTTCAGTAATCGAGAGACTTCGCGGCGAGAAGACTTTTCAGAGTAGCGAGGATCTTGTTAGGCAGATGGACGAGGACAAACGGGTCTTGGTTAAATGGTTAAAAGATGAAGGTATTGTGTTAATTAATAATTCTAAGGAGGCATGA
- a CDS encoding polyribonucleotide nucleotidyltransferase, with protein MSKEVVKTTINNVELSIETGEITRQANGAVLLNYGETQVLVTACMDSKAKSDYSFFPLTVEYRTRTYASGRIPGGFFKREGKPPNSDVLNARLIDRPVRPRFPKDFMYEIQIFAIPLSFDGEHDPDVLAMVGASAALSISDIPFGEPFGVVRIGNVGGKFIANPTLAERSESIMDIVVAGTGEDILMVEGGALEISEDLLVEALEFAKPILDDLCKMQAELIEKVGKQKFEYEPVAGVDPEIDKAVREQITDKITDALLTEGKHMRAKALRELTHSVTENLAESFPEKEGEIKDVVHEVQRETMRSMILDKGKRVDGRTTTNIRKISVIPGYLNRTHGSALFTRGETQSLTVLTLGSKLDEQKIEDLGGESFKTFMLHYNFPPFSVGEVKRAGAPSRREIGHGTLAERAIQPVVPSEEMFPYTIRLVSEILESNGSSSMATVCAGSLAMMDAGVPTKSPVAGIAMGLVSDGERYEVLTDILGDEDHMGDMDFKVAGTSEGITAFQMDVKIGGVSLEIMRKALLQAKEGRETILGIMNEAISTPRDHLSPYAPQIVTIKINPEKIGLLIGPGGKTVRSIQEATNTTVAIENDGSVQIASPNADGLEQALQLIKGLTEEAEIDKVYEGTVVRIADFGAFIEILPNQDGLLHISEMEYGRTQNVEDVMRMGDKVQVKVIDIQPDGKIRLSRRALLPKPEGYVEPEKNERSRGGDRGGDRRRRR; from the coding sequence ATGTCAAAAGAAGTAGTTAAAACTACAATTAATAATGTGGAACTGTCAATAGAGACGGGTGAGATAACCAGGCAAGCTAATGGAGCGGTGCTGCTTAACTATGGCGAGACACAGGTTCTTGTTACAGCCTGTATGGATTCAAAAGCCAAGTCGGATTACAGTTTTTTCCCGCTAACGGTTGAATATAGGACGAGAACTTATGCCTCAGGCAGAATTCCCGGGGGCTTTTTCAAGAGAGAGGGTAAACCGCCGAACTCAGATGTTCTTAATGCAAGGCTTATTGATCGACCGGTTCGTCCTCGATTCCCAAAAGATTTCATGTATGAGATTCAGATTTTTGCTATTCCGCTGTCTTTCGATGGCGAGCATGATCCTGATGTTCTGGCCATGGTTGGAGCGAGTGCAGCCTTATCCATCTCGGATATTCCTTTTGGTGAACCCTTTGGGGTGGTTAGAATAGGTAATGTGGGAGGGAAGTTTATCGCCAATCCCACACTTGCAGAGCGTAGCGAGAGCATTATGGATATTGTTGTCGCTGGAACAGGTGAGGATATCTTGATGGTCGAGGGTGGTGCTTTAGAGATATCCGAGGATCTTCTTGTTGAGGCTTTAGAGTTTGCAAAGCCAATTCTGGATGATCTGTGCAAAATGCAAGCTGAGCTTATTGAAAAAGTTGGCAAGCAGAAATTCGAATATGAACCAGTTGCCGGGGTTGATCCGGAAATCGACAAAGCGGTTAGAGAACAAATTACCGATAAAATTACCGATGCTCTTCTCACTGAAGGCAAACATATGAGGGCGAAAGCGCTTCGCGAACTAACCCATTCGGTTACTGAGAATCTTGCCGAGAGTTTTCCTGAAAAAGAGGGCGAAATTAAAGACGTCGTTCACGAGGTTCAACGCGAGACTATGCGCTCGATGATTTTGGATAAAGGAAAGCGTGTAGATGGAAGAACAACTACAAATATAAGAAAAATATCTGTTATTCCCGGTTATCTCAACCGGACGCATGGTAGTGCTCTCTTCACAAGAGGCGAAACTCAGTCGCTTACAGTTCTGACTCTTGGATCGAAGCTTGATGAGCAGAAGATCGAAGATCTTGGAGGCGAAAGTTTCAAAACATTCATGCTGCATTATAACTTCCCACCGTTTTCTGTGGGTGAAGTTAAACGAGCAGGGGCGCCATCCAGAAGGGAAATCGGCCACGGCACGCTCGCGGAAAGAGCAATTCAACCAGTGGTTCCTTCAGAGGAAATGTTCCCTTATACGATTCGCTTAGTTAGCGAAATATTAGAATCTAATGGTTCATCTTCTATGGCCACGGTTTGTGCGGGAAGTCTTGCTATGATGGATGCTGGAGTTCCCACAAAAAGCCCTGTAGCAGGTATTGCAATGGGTCTTGTTTCCGATGGCGAGCGCTACGAAGTCTTGACTGACATACTAGGTGACGAAGATCACATGGGTGATATGGATTTCAAGGTTGCCGGCACTAGCGAAGGTATAACGGCTTTTCAAATGGATGTTAAGATCGGAGGAGTTTCTCTGGAGATCATGCGCAAGGCGCTTTTGCAAGCTAAAGAGGGACGAGAGACGATACTCGGCATTATGAATGAAGCCATTTCTACACCGCGCGATCATCTGTCTCCATATGCGCCACAAATTGTAACTATTAAGATCAATCCTGAAAAAATCGGTCTTCTTATAGGCCCAGGGGGAAAGACGGTTCGCTCGATACAGGAAGCGACAAACACGACTGTAGCTATCGAGAATGATGGCTCGGTTCAAATTGCTTCTCCGAATGCCGATGGTTTGGAACAAGCTCTTCAATTAATAAAAGGTCTCACCGAAGAGGCTGAGATTGATAAGGTCTATGAGGGAACTGTAGTAAGGATCGCCGATTTCGGGGCGTTTATTGAAATACTTCCAAATCAGGATGGCCTTTTGCATATCTCTGAGATGGAATATGGTAGGACGCAGAACGTCGAAGATGTTATGCGCATGGGAGATAAAGTGCAGGTAAAGGTAATTGATATACAGCCTGACGGAAAGATTCGCCTATCACGCAGAGCACTTCTTCCTAAGCCCGAAGGTTATGTCGAACCTGAAAAAAATGAGCGCAGTAGGGGAGGGGACCGTGGCGGTGATCGGAGAAGGCGCAGATAA